In Gammaproteobacteria bacterium, the following are encoded in one genomic region:
- a CDS encoding copper-binding protein, with translation MKKTFLSAAIVMLMSVFTTVFAADEHEASGTINSIDNVNKTLNISHGPITTMGMGAMTMDFAVADPFMLKEVKPGQKIKFVVTTDRKGRFVILDMQ, from the coding sequence ATGAAAAAAACGTTTTTATCAGCTGCAATCGTCATGCTTATGTCGGTATTTACTACTGTTTTTGCAGCAGACGAGCATGAGGCAAGCGGTACAATCAACTCAATTGATAACGTGAACAAAACACTCAATATCAGTCATGGCCCGATTACGACAATGGGAATGGGGGCAATGACGATGGATTTCGCAGTTGCTGACCCTTTTATGTTGAAGGAAGTCAAACCTGGCCAGAAGATCAAATTTGTAGTCACCACTGATCGAAAAGGTCGGTTCGTCATTTTGGATATGCAGTAA
- a CDS encoding LysR family transcriptional regulator, which translates to MLHVTLRQLKVFESVGRHLSFTRAAEELHLSQPAVSMQIKQLEDHVGVSLLEQFGKKNFLTEAGREMLHYSREILGLLDEAEGVLEDLRGVRRGTLNIAVATTANDFATQLLAAFSQQFGNIQYKLDVTNRQTLLDELENNQTDLVIMGRPPRDLKLVAEPFMDNPLVVIAPPDHPLVNETNISLKRLVQETFVVREKVSGTRIAMERFFQQYGFEAASRMEMTSNEAIKHAVQAGLGLGIVSAHTVRLELEIGKLKLLNVEHFPILRHWYLVHREGKRLSPVAKRFSEFVLEQAEKFASLPKFIQGA; encoded by the coding sequence ATGCTTCACGTAACCCTAAGACAATTAAAGGTTTTTGAGTCTGTAGGCCGACATTTGAGCTTTACCCGTGCGGCCGAAGAACTTCATCTTTCACAACCGGCAGTGTCCATGCAGATCAAACAATTAGAAGATCACGTGGGTGTTTCCCTGCTCGAACAGTTCGGCAAAAAGAACTTTCTTACCGAGGCCGGCCGCGAGATGCTGCATTATAGTAGGGAGATACTCGGTCTACTAGATGAAGCAGAGGGCGTGCTCGAAGATTTGCGCGGTGTCAGGCGTGGTACCTTGAACATCGCGGTAGCGACTACAGCTAACGACTTTGCAACCCAGCTACTTGCTGCATTTTCGCAGCAGTTTGGCAATATTCAGTACAAATTGGATGTGACTAACCGCCAAACGCTACTTGATGAGCTTGAGAATAATCAGACCGATCTGGTCATCATGGGTCGGCCACCGCGAGACCTGAAGCTTGTGGCGGAACCCTTTATGGATAACCCATTGGTAGTTATTGCGCCCCCCGATCACCCGCTGGTAAACGAAACAAATATTTCTCTCAAGCGCCTGGTGCAGGAAACCTTTGTTGTCAGAGAGAAAGTTTCGGGTACGCGGATAGCGATGGAGCGATTTTTTCAGCAGTACGGCTTTGAAGCTGCCTCCAGGATGGAAATGACCAGTAACGAAGCCATAAAGCACGCGGTTCAAGCGGGTCTGGGTCTGGGAATAGTATCGGCACATACGGTACGCCTGGAATTGGAGATAGGTAAGTTGAAGCTATTGAATGTGGAGCACTTTCCGATTTTACGTCACTGGTATCTGGTTCATCGCGAAGGAAAAAGGCTCTCGCCTGTGGCGAAGCGTTTTAGTGAATTCGTGCTTGAGCAGGCGGAAAAATTTGCCTCGCTACCAAAATTCATACAGGGAGCTTGA